One Chitinophaga parva DNA segment encodes these proteins:
- a CDS encoding tetratricopeptide repeat protein, which translates to MQLFKRLLPAGLYLCITAMGASLAPITAKAQQTRTYTDPDHTFKTAQELFQQEKYGVAMQLFNEVIHEIGYFQETNRSLVNTDAHYYYTVCALKLENNNAEKLAKDFLSTFNNNAREQLVSYYLAKYYFHHNRVKDAIPYYEKAGIDNLSNAEIADAKFELAYCYFYNQDFKKALPLFIEIKEIQGKYYLPANYYYGFIAYGNRNYDDALKSFSRVVDDPKYHKVVPYYIAEIYYYQGKKDQVISYVTPLVEKGDNYYDANLRALLGRAYFEKGDYKKALPYLQQYSDNAEAVTKQDVYQLSYSYYQTGNLQKAIAGFKQLSSEKDSLGQNSMYLLGDCYLRTGQKANARNAFAYSARNSSNPQQQEISRFNYGKLSYELGYSDAALTALNNFVKTYPNSQYNKEAREILANLFLNTNNFKEALTTIEGIKDKSPNVLKAYQTVAYGRATELINDGQLEDASRLLDIAISNNYDPKIKQLAQFWKGEIALRQQQHDVAIPNLQAYLAGNPPASGEANVQTASYDMGYALLKKENYNGALPYFESAQRASGPNAARISNDAVLRAADCYYMLRDFPKATALYDRVISSNQPGADYALYQKSVILGLQGKQVEKLNLLKQLGSKYPSSDYGNDVDMEIANTYLSQEKYTEAIPYLENVVTKQPNGPNTPKALLKLGLSWFNKDNDTKALTYYQQVVAKFPDAPEANEALSSIRSIYVDQGKGDAYVAFLKSTGKTVTVNAEDSITYATAETRFSNGDYPGAITAFNTYIQKFPNGQFIVPANFFKAEGAYNTKDYAAALPAYEFVLGKNAPQYAERAALQAGNIQFYQNKDYEKARAYYLQLQDLSTSKENTLTATRGLLRSNYQLQHWDEVGNYAEVLLSTAGITSDDQVIGHFYLGKSKQQAGQYEDALTEYKTVAGLTKNEIGAEARYNSGVCLLALNRLEDAEKAGFDVIKNTPSYDNWVAKAYILLGDVYMAEKDYFNAKATYQSIAENCPIPELKQEAKDKLAKAEATEKADSKIKKP; encoded by the coding sequence ACGAGATCGGCTATTTCCAGGAAACCAACCGTAGCCTGGTAAACACAGACGCCCACTACTATTATACCGTGTGTGCGTTGAAGTTAGAGAACAACAACGCCGAAAAGCTGGCCAAGGACTTTCTCTCCACCTTCAATAACAACGCCCGTGAACAACTGGTCAGCTACTACCTGGCCAAATATTATTTCCACCACAACCGCGTGAAGGACGCCATCCCGTACTACGAAAAAGCGGGCATCGACAACCTTTCCAACGCGGAAATTGCGGATGCGAAGTTTGAACTGGCCTACTGCTATTTTTACAACCAGGACTTTAAAAAGGCCCTGCCCCTCTTCATCGAGATCAAGGAAATACAGGGTAAATACTACCTCCCGGCCAATTACTACTATGGTTTCATTGCCTACGGTAACCGTAACTACGATGATGCGCTGAAAAGCTTCTCCCGCGTGGTAGACGATCCCAAATACCATAAAGTGGTGCCTTACTACATTGCGGAGATCTATTATTACCAGGGCAAAAAAGACCAGGTGATCTCCTACGTAACACCCCTGGTGGAAAAGGGCGACAACTACTACGATGCCAACCTGAGAGCCCTCCTGGGCCGCGCCTACTTTGAAAAAGGCGACTATAAAAAAGCACTGCCCTACCTGCAGCAATACAGCGATAATGCAGAGGCGGTGACCAAGCAGGATGTGTACCAGCTTTCCTACTCTTACTACCAGACCGGCAACCTGCAAAAGGCCATCGCCGGTTTTAAACAGTTGAGCAGCGAGAAAGATTCCCTGGGCCAGAACTCCATGTACCTGCTGGGCGACTGCTACCTGCGCACCGGCCAGAAGGCCAATGCCCGCAACGCATTTGCCTACAGTGCACGCAACAGCTCTAACCCGCAGCAGCAGGAGATCTCCCGCTTCAACTACGGTAAGCTGTCTTATGAACTGGGCTACTCCGATGCCGCCCTCACAGCGCTGAACAACTTTGTGAAGACCTATCCCAACTCCCAGTACAACAAGGAAGCCCGTGAAATACTGGCCAACCTGTTCCTCAACACCAATAACTTTAAAGAGGCCCTCACCACCATTGAAGGCATTAAAGATAAGTCGCCCAATGTGCTGAAAGCCTACCAGACCGTGGCTTACGGCCGTGCTACAGAGCTGATCAACGATGGTCAGCTGGAAGACGCCAGCCGCCTGCTGGACATTGCCATCAGCAATAACTACGATCCGAAGATCAAGCAACTGGCCCAGTTCTGGAAAGGGGAAATTGCCTTGCGCCAGCAACAGCATGACGTGGCGATCCCTAATCTCCAGGCTTACCTGGCCGGCAACCCACCCGCCTCCGGTGAGGCCAATGTGCAAACCGCCAGCTACGATATGGGCTATGCGCTTCTGAAAAAAGAGAATTACAACGGGGCCCTGCCCTACTTTGAGAGCGCCCAGCGCGCCAGCGGCCCCAATGCCGCCCGCATCAGCAACGATGCGGTATTGCGCGCAGCGGACTGCTACTACATGCTGCGTGATTTCCCGAAAGCCACCGCGCTGTACGACCGTGTGATCAGCAGCAACCAGCCCGGCGCAGACTATGCCCTATACCAAAAGAGCGTGATCCTGGGCCTGCAGGGCAAGCAGGTGGAAAAACTGAACCTGCTGAAACAACTGGGCAGCAAGTATCCCTCTTCCGACTATGGCAACGATGTGGATATGGAAATTGCCAACACCTACCTCTCCCAGGAAAAATATACAGAGGCCATTCCTTACCTGGAAAACGTGGTGACCAAACAGCCCAACGGCCCCAATACGCCGAAAGCCCTGCTGAAACTGGGCCTTTCCTGGTTCAACAAGGATAACGATACCAAGGCGCTTACCTACTACCAGCAGGTGGTGGCCAAGTTTCCCGATGCACCGGAAGCCAACGAGGCCCTGAGCAGCATCCGCAGTATTTATGTAGACCAGGGCAAGGGCGATGCGTATGTGGCCTTCCTGAAATCTACCGGCAAAACCGTGACCGTGAACGCAGAGGATTCCATCACCTATGCCACCGCGGAAACCCGCTTCAGTAACGGGGATTATCCGGGTGCCATCACAGCGTTCAACACTTACATCCAGAAATTCCCGAACGGCCAGTTCATTGTGCCGGCCAACTTCTTTAAAGCGGAAGGCGCCTATAATACAAAGGACTACGCCGCGGCACTACCGGCCTACGAATTTGTGCTGGGCAAAAATGCACCGCAATACGCAGAACGTGCCGCATTGCAGGCGGGCAATATCCAGTTCTACCAGAACAAGGATTATGAAAAGGCCCGCGCTTACTACCTGCAGCTGCAGGACCTGAGCACCAGCAAAGAGAACACCCTCACCGCCACCCGCGGCCTGCTGCGGAGCAACTACCAGTTGCAGCACTGGGATGAAGTAGGCAACTATGCAGAGGTGCTGCTCTCCACTGCCGGCATTACCAGTGATGACCAGGTGATCGGCCATTTCTACCTGGGCAAGTCCAAACAACAGGCTGGCCAGTATGAAGATGCGCTCACCGAATACAAGACCGTGGCTGGCCTCACCAAAAACGAGATCGGTGCGGAAGCCCGCTACAACAGCGGGGTATGCCTCCTGGCCCTTAACAGGCTGGAGGACGCCGAGAAAGCCGGCTTTGATGTGATCAAGAACACGCCTTCTTATGATAACTGGGTAGCCAAGGCCTACATCCTGCTGGGCGATGTGTACATGGCAGAAAAAGACTACTTCAATGCCAAAGCCACTTACCAGAGCATAGCGGAAAACTGCCCCATTCCTGAATTGAAACAGGAGGCCAAAGACAAACTGGCCAAGGCAGAGGCCACCGAGAAAGCGGATTCAAAAATTAAAAAACCTTAG